A window of the Loxodonta africana isolate mLoxAfr1 chromosome 3, mLoxAfr1.hap2, whole genome shotgun sequence genome harbors these coding sequences:
- the C3H1orf43 gene encoding protein C1orf43 homolog isoform X6: MASGSNWLSGVNVVLVMAYGSLDLKEEIDIRLSRVQDIKYEPQLLADDDARLLQLETQGTQNCYNYLYRMKALDAIRASEIPFHAEGRHPRSLMGKNFRSYLLDLRNTSTPFKGVRKALIDTLLDGYETARYGTGVFGQSEYLRYQEALTELATAVKARSGSSQRHHQSAAKDLTQSPEVSPTTIQVTYLPSNQKSKRAKHFLELKSFKDNYNTLESTL; this comes from the exons GATCTGAAAGAAGAGATTGATATTCGACTATCCAGGGTTCAGGATATCAAGTATGAGCCCCAGCTCCTTGCAGATGATGATGCCAGACTGCTGCAGCTGGAAACCCAGGGAACTCAAA ATTGCTACAACTATCTGTACCGGATGAAAGCTCTGGACGCTATCCGTGCCTCTG AGATCCCATTTCATGCTGAAGGCCGGCATCCCCGTTCCCTAATGGGCAAGAATTTCCGCTCCTACTTGCTAGATCTTCGAAACACTAGTACTCCTTTCAAGGGTGTGCGCAAAGCCCTCATTGATACCCTGCTGGATGGCTATGAGACAGCCCGCTATGGGACAGGG GTCTTTGGCCAGAGTGAGTACCTGCGCTATCAGGAGGCCCTGACCGAGCTGGCCACTGC GGTCAAAGCACGAAGTGGGAGCTCTCAGCGACACCACCAGTCAGCAGCCAAAGACCTTACTCAGTCTCCTGAAGTCTCCCCAACAACCATCCAGGTGACATACCTCCCCTCCAATCAGAAGAGTAAACGTGCCAAGCACTTCCTCGAATTGAAGAGCTTTAAGGACAACTATAATACATTGGAGAGTACTCTGTGA